One part of the Prunus persica cultivar Lovell chromosome G5, Prunus_persica_NCBIv2, whole genome shotgun sequence genome encodes these proteins:
- the LOC18777194 gene encoding calcium-dependent protein kinase 10, whose product MGNCNVCVRADVVDDKSSNNRNKNKKKTGERRPNPFSEDPIRSPAPIRVLKDVIPLGHRTRIGDKYILGRELGRGEFGITYLCTDRETKQALACKSISKRKLRTAVDIEDVRREVAIMSTLPEHPNIVKLKATYEDNENVHLVMELCEGGELFDRIVARGHYSERAAANVARTVAEVVRMCHANGVMHRDLKPENFLFSNKKEHSPLKAIDFGLSVFFKPGERFMEIVGSPYYMAPEVLKRNYGPEVDIWSAGVILYILLCGVPPFWAESEQGVALAILRGVIDFKREPWPQISESAKSLVRQMLEPDPRKRLTAQQVLEHPWLHNAKKAPNVPLGDIVRPRLKQFSVMNRFKKKALRVIAEHLSVKEVEVIRDMFTLMDTDKDGKVTYEELKAGLQKVGSQLAEPEVKMLMEVADVDGNGVLDYGEFAAVTIHLQRMENDEHLRRAFVFFDKDGSGYIELGELREGLLDESGEIDNEVLNDIMREVDTDKDGRISYEEFVAMMKTGTDWRKASRQYSRERFKSLSLNLMKDGSLQLHDGLTGQAIAV is encoded by the exons ATGGGGAACTGCAACGTTTGCGTGAGAGCGGACGTCGTCGACGACAAAAGTTCCAACAACcgcaacaaaaacaagaagaagaccGGAGAGCGACGGCCCAACCCGTTCTCCGAGGACCCGATCCGGTCCCCGGCTCCGATCCGAGTTCTAAAGGATGTGATCCCACTCGGTCACCGGACCCGGATCGGCGACAAGTACATACTGGGTCGCGAGCTGGGTCGGGGCGAGTTCGGCATCACTTATCTGTGTACGGACCGCGAGACGAAGCAGGCCCTGGCTTGCAAGTCCATATCCAAACGCAAGCTCAGAACCGCG GTGGATATAGAGGATGTGAGGCGGGAGGTGGCGATAATGTCGACGTTGCCGGAGCACCCGAACATAGTGAAGCTGAAGGCGACTTACGAGGACAACGAGAACGTCCACCTGGTTATGGAGCTCTGCGAAGGCGGCGAGCTGTTTGATAGGATTGTGGCCAGAGGACATTACAGTGAGCGAGCTGCGGCCAACGTGGCCAGGACTGTAGCGGAGGTGGTGAGGATGTGCCATGCCAATGGAGTTATGCACAGAGACTTGAAGCCTGagaactttttgttttctaacaAGAAAGAGCACTCGCCCCTTAAGGCCATCGATTTTGGACTCTCTGTGTTTTTCAAGCCTG GGGAGAGGTTTATGGAGATTGTGGGGAGTCCGTACTACATGGCCCCAGAGGTTTTGAAGAGGAATTATGGACCAGAGGTTGATATATGGAGCGCCGGTGTAATTCTTTACATTTTGTTGTGTGGGGTTCCTCCATTCTGGGCAG AATCTGAACAGGGTGTGGCTCTTGCAATCTTGAGGGGGGTGATTGATTTCAAGAGGGAACCCTGGCCTCAGATTTCGGAGAGTGCTAAAAGCCTTGTTCGGCAGATGCTGGAGCCAGATCCTAGAAAACGCTTGACTGCTCAACAGGTGCTTG AACATCCATGGTTACACAATGCAAAGAAAGCTCCAAACGTTCCATTAGGAGATATAGTGAGGCCAAGGCTCAAGCAGTTCTCAGTAATGAATAGATTCAAAAAGAAGGCTCTAAGG GTAATTGCAGAACACTTATCTGTTAAAGAAGTGGAAGTAATCAGAGACATGTTTACATTGATGGACACTGACAAAGATGGCAAAGTAACATATGAGGAATTGAAGGCTGGGCTTCAGAAAGTTGGTTCACAATTGGCCGAACCAGAGGTTAAGATGCTGATGGAAGTG GCTGATGTTGATGGAAATGGAGTCTTGGACTATGGAGAGTTTGCAGCAGTGACAATTCACTTGCAGAGAATGGAGAATGATGAGCACCTCCGCAGAGCATTTGTGTTCTTTGACAAAGATGGAAGTGGATATATTGAGTTAGGTGAGCTAAGGGAAGGTTTACTAGATGAATCAGGTGAAATTGATAATGAAGTGCTGAATGACATCATGCGTGAGGTCGACACTGATAAG GATGGACGTATCAGTTATGAGGAGTTTGTTGCGATGATGAAAACTGGAACGGATTGGAGAAAGGCGTCTCGGCAGTATTCGAGGGAGAGATTCAAGAGTTTGAGCCTCAACCTGATGAAAGACGGTTCATTGCAGCTTCACGACGGGCTAACTGGTCAAGCAATTGCTGTATAA